A genomic region of Catalinimonas niigatensis contains the following coding sequences:
- the typA gene encoding translational GTPase TypA, with product MQSIRNVAIIAHVDHGKTTLVDKIIHASKILRDNQETNDLILDNNDLERERGITIVSKNVSVRYGDVKINIIDTPGHADFGGEVERVLKMADGVLLLVDAFEGPMPQTRFVLSKALALGLKPIVVINKVDKENCRPDEVHEQVFDLMFNLDATEDQLDFVTIYGSSKQGWMSDDWKKPTDNITPLLDAIVKHIPEAPRREGVPRMQITSLDYSAFVGRIAIGRVYQGILKEGANLAICKKDGSIKKTKIKEIQSFEGLGRIKVSEVSSGDICAIVGLENFEIGDTLTDFDNPEPLPRISIDEPTMSMLFTINNSPFYGKEGKYVTSRHLRERLFKETEKNLALKIQETNSEDKFLVYGRGILHLSILIETMRREGYELQVGQPQVLFKEIDGIRHEPIEHMVVEVPDEFAGKVIEQATQRKGELTIMESRGDVQHLEFDIPARGLIGLRSNILTSTAGEAVMNHRFKSYEPYKGSIQGRISGSLISMDTGSGTGYAIDKLQDRGVFFVDPGEDVYVGQVIGEHSRGNDLVVNILKGKKLTNMRASGSDDNVKIQPKKTFSLEEALEYIQKDEYLEITPKSIRMRKIYLDETERKRMAAKIEAQ from the coding sequence ATGCAGAGCATCAGAAATGTGGCGATTATCGCTCACGTTGACCACGGAAAGACTACGCTGGTTGACAAAATCATCCATGCGTCTAAAATATTGAGAGATAACCAGGAAACGAATGACCTTATCCTGGATAATAACGACCTGGAAAGGGAACGAGGTATTACTATTGTTTCCAAGAACGTATCCGTTCGCTACGGAGATGTTAAAATCAATATCATCGACACTCCTGGTCACGCCGACTTTGGCGGTGAAGTGGAGCGGGTACTCAAAATGGCTGATGGCGTATTGCTGTTGGTAGATGCCTTTGAAGGGCCGATGCCCCAAACCCGTTTTGTATTAAGCAAAGCACTGGCATTGGGCCTTAAGCCTATTGTAGTCATCAATAAAGTAGATAAAGAAAACTGTCGTCCTGACGAAGTACATGAGCAGGTTTTTGATCTTATGTTCAATCTGGACGCTACCGAAGACCAGTTGGATTTTGTGACCATATACGGATCTTCCAAGCAAGGCTGGATGTCAGACGACTGGAAAAAGCCTACTGACAATATCACACCCCTGCTGGATGCTATCGTAAAGCATATCCCCGAGGCTCCCCGCAGGGAAGGTGTACCAAGAATGCAAATCACTTCATTGGATTATTCGGCTTTTGTAGGCCGTATTGCTATTGGAAGAGTATATCAGGGAATACTCAAAGAAGGAGCTAATTTAGCCATTTGCAAAAAAGATGGCAGCATTAAAAAAACTAAGATTAAGGAGATTCAGTCCTTTGAAGGCTTGGGCAGGATCAAAGTATCCGAAGTGAGCAGTGGAGATATTTGTGCGATTGTAGGCCTTGAAAATTTCGAGATCGGGGATACTTTAACCGATTTTGATAATCCAGAGCCATTACCACGAATTTCTATTGATGAGCCTACCATGAGTATGCTTTTTACTATCAATAACTCACCCTTTTATGGGAAAGAAGGCAAATATGTAACTTCTCGCCACTTGCGAGAAAGACTATTTAAAGAAACAGAGAAAAACCTGGCCTTAAAGATACAGGAAACTAACAGTGAAGATAAATTTTTGGTCTATGGCCGGGGTATACTGCACTTGTCTATTCTGATAGAAACTATGCGCCGTGAGGGTTATGAGCTACAGGTAGGCCAACCTCAGGTGCTGTTCAAAGAAATTGACGGAATACGCCATGAACCCATTGAGCATATGGTGGTGGAAGTGCCTGATGAGTTTGCTGGTAAAGTAATAGAACAGGCTACCCAGCGAAAAGGGGAGCTGACCATTATGGAATCGCGGGGTGATGTACAACATCTGGAGTTTGATATTCCTGCCCGTGGCCTGATCGGTCTGCGTAGTAATATTTTAACCTCTACTGCCGGTGAAGCAGTAATGAACCACAGGTTTAAGTCTTATGAGCCTTACAAAGGATCTATTCAGGGTCGCATCAGTGGCTCGCTGATCTCTATGGACACAGGTTCCGGAACCGGCTACGCCATTGATAAGCTTCAGGATAGAGGAGTGTTCTTTGTAGATCCGGGAGAAGATGTGTATGTAGGTCAGGTAATTGGAGAGCATAGCCGTGGCAACGACCTGGTAGTGAATATCCTGAAAGGTAAAAAACTGACCAACATGCGTGCCTCAGGTTCAGACGATAATGTGAAAATACAGCCCAAAAAGACTTTCTCACTGGAAGAAGCTTTGGAATACATCCAGAAAGATGAATATCTGGAAATAACACCAAAGAGTATCCGTATGCGGAAAATCTATTTGGATGAGACGGAGCGCAAGCGTATGGCAGCGAAGATAGAAGCACAGTAA
- a CDS encoding mechanosensitive ion channel family protein, which produces MNQANIAAAQEVDRKELLRKESRKRVFFFLKLLLLLGIMYVNYEFQDWFEEGTLLARTIRAVLFYLITHLLVSLARIVTVYFYIRRKKLKEEQDNVVLAINRIATLISIAAFLAAVFLLFKIDWQTFFTSFSLVAVASVLLTKDYISNTVNGMIFMVTDRFSLGDYIKVGNHEGKVINITLSSVHLRNEEGDFIAIPNTTVYGSDIVNISRREVGLVSVEFDVKPELLKNTAALVDQLIEGTREYDRYIKKNSFEFIIRSITIDKAHVNFRFKLNKANPEKERELKRDTLLKASEVIAQFS; this is translated from the coding sequence ATGAATCAAGCAAATATAGCCGCAGCGCAGGAAGTAGATCGGAAAGAACTGCTACGCAAGGAGAGCAGAAAGAGAGTGTTCTTTTTTCTGAAGCTATTGCTTCTCCTGGGGATCATGTATGTGAATTATGAATTTCAGGATTGGTTTGAAGAAGGGACTTTGCTGGCACGTACCATCCGGGCGGTGCTTTTTTATCTGATTACGCACCTCTTAGTTTCTTTAGCAAGGATTGTTACAGTATACTTTTACATCAGGCGTAAAAAACTTAAAGAAGAACAGGACAATGTGGTGCTGGCCATCAACCGAATTGCTACGCTGATTTCTATTGCAGCCTTTCTGGCCGCAGTATTTTTGCTGTTTAAAATTGACTGGCAAACTTTCTTTACTTCTTTTTCCCTGGTTGCTGTGGCTTCTGTATTACTTACTAAAGATTACATTTCAAATACAGTGAACGGAATGATCTTTATGGTAACCGATCGCTTTTCTTTGGGTGATTATATTAAAGTGGGCAATCATGAAGGTAAAGTGATCAATATCACCTTAAGTAGTGTACATCTTCGTAACGAAGAGGGAGATTTTATTGCCATTCCAAATACTACAGTATATGGCTCAGATATTGTCAATATCAGCCGCCGGGAAGTAGGTTTAGTCTCGGTAGAATTTGATGTAAAACCAGAGTTGCTAAAAAATACGGCTGCTCTGGTGGACCAACTTATTGAAGGGACCCGGGAATACGACCGTTATATCAAAAAGAATAGTTTTGAATTTATCATTCGGAGTATCACTATCGATAAAGCGCATGTCAACTTCCGCTTTAAGCTGAACAAGGCCAATCCTGAAAAAGAACGCGAACTTAAACGGGATACGCTCCTTAAGGCTTCAGAGGTCATTGCCCAATTTTCTTAA
- a CDS encoding zinc-binding alcohol dehydrogenase family protein has product MKAIGIKTSLPISEAESFIAFETSTPTPERHDLLVRVKAVSVNPVDYKVRKNSAVDLDAPKILGWDAVGIVEAVGDQVSLFAPGDEVYYAGDITRPGSNAEFQLVDERIVGKKPTSLSNAEAAAMPLTSLTAWEAIFERLGIQRQKGEGQSILIIGGAGGVGSIAIQMLKEMTQLEVIATASRDETRDWCLQLGADQVANHHNLVEAVRDIGRRNVDYILNFADTDGHWEAMAELIKPQGRICSIVENKNELNMRAIRSKSVSFSWELMFTRAMYQTEDMVEQHHILNSVADLLDQEIIKPTLNKTLIGMTVENFKEAHRILESGKAIGKVVIVFDEGGKDS; this is encoded by the coding sequence ATGAAAGCGATTGGCATTAAAACTTCATTACCCATCAGTGAAGCAGAAAGCTTCATTGCATTTGAAACTTCTACCCCTACTCCCGAACGGCATGATCTCCTGGTCAGGGTAAAAGCCGTTTCGGTCAACCCGGTAGATTACAAGGTGCGCAAAAACAGTGCGGTAGATCTAGACGCTCCCAAAATTTTGGGTTGGGATGCTGTAGGTATCGTAGAAGCTGTAGGAGATCAGGTGAGCTTGTTTGCGCCCGGAGATGAGGTGTATTATGCAGGCGACATCACGCGTCCGGGAAGCAATGCGGAGTTTCAATTGGTGGATGAACGTATTGTAGGAAAGAAACCGACCTCCCTTAGCAATGCTGAGGCAGCAGCTATGCCTTTGACCTCACTCACCGCCTGGGAAGCAATATTTGAACGCTTGGGAATACAGCGACAAAAGGGTGAAGGGCAAAGTATCCTGATCATTGGTGGAGCCGGAGGTGTAGGTTCCATAGCCATTCAGATGCTCAAAGAAATGACACAGTTAGAAGTCATCGCTACTGCTTCACGGGATGAAACCAGAGATTGGTGCCTCCAACTCGGTGCTGATCAGGTAGCCAACCATCACAATCTGGTAGAAGCTGTACGCGATATAGGCAGGCGTAACGTAGACTATATTCTCAACTTTGCGGATACCGATGGGCATTGGGAAGCAATGGCAGAGCTGATCAAGCCTCAGGGGCGTATTTGCTCAATTGTAGAAAACAAAAACGAACTGAACATGCGTGCCATACGTTCCAAAAGTGTGTCCTTCTCCTGGGAGCTGATGTTTACCCGCGCTATGTACCAGACAGAAGATATGGTAGAGCAACACCATATTCTCAACTCAGTGGCAGATCTGCTGGATCAGGAAATCATCAAACCCACACTGAATAAAACCTTGATAGGGATGACAGTAGAAAACTTCAAAGAAGCGCACCGCATCCTCGAGTCCGGTAAGGCAATAGGCAAAGTAGTGATCGTTTTTGATGAAGGAGGAAAGGATAGTTAA
- a CDS encoding helix-turn-helix transcriptional regulator → MKNRLKVLRAEHDLTQAQLADALEVSRQTMIAIEKGKFDPSLPLAFKISRYFKLPIENIFQYD, encoded by the coding sequence ATGAAAAACAGATTAAAAGTTCTTCGTGCGGAGCACGATTTGACACAGGCTCAACTTGCCGATGCCCTGGAAGTCTCTCGCCAGACCATGATTGCTATTGAAAAAGGAAAGTTTGACCCTAGCTTACCTCTGGCTTTCAAAATTTCCCGTTATTTTAAACTGCCAATAGAAAATATTTTTCAATATGATTGA
- a CDS encoding ABC transporter permease has protein sequence MKQLINVSISDFKLIFRDASLRIFLLLPGLIYLVVNLFLPWLASRFEGVDEYVAYVLVVATLETTQMFGFIYSMVLIEEKETEVAKVYGVLPVSKTGFVLSRLIIPCLITIIITWILLIIQPFYTLSLYASLWFSILAGFTVPIYTLGIAVLSKNKMEGLVWIKVFNILVVIPIVAFFVPDSFTFLFGIFPTYWFFQGLNSLIEGATFFWYLLAGFVYFMLLLIVTARRFSKVHFA, from the coding sequence ATGAAGCAGTTGATCAACGTTTCCATCAGTGACTTTAAACTGATCTTCAGAGATGCTTCCCTGAGAATATTTTTGCTCTTGCCGGGCTTGATTTATTTGGTGGTCAACCTCTTCCTCCCCTGGCTGGCAAGTAGGTTTGAAGGGGTAGATGAGTATGTTGCTTATGTGCTGGTAGTAGCCACGCTGGAGACCACCCAAATGTTTGGCTTCATCTATAGCATGGTGCTGATTGAGGAAAAGGAGACGGAAGTCGCCAAAGTATATGGGGTGCTACCCGTATCCAAAACCGGCTTTGTCCTTTCCCGATTGATCATACCTTGCCTGATTACCATAATCATAACCTGGATTCTGCTCATCATTCAGCCATTTTATACTCTGTCCCTCTATGCAAGTCTATGGTTTTCAATACTTGCCGGATTCACTGTACCAATCTACACGCTGGGAATTGCCGTGCTATCCAAAAATAAAATGGAAGGATTAGTCTGGATCAAGGTGTTCAATATCCTGGTGGTTATTCCCATCGTCGCCTTCTTTGTGCCCGATTCTTTTACTTTTCTATTCGGGATATTTCCTACATATTGGTTCTTTCAGGGGCTAAATTCTTTGATAGAGGGTGCGACCTTCTTTTGGTACCTACTGGCAGGTTTCGTTTACTTTATGCTGCTGCTAATAGTCACTGCACGTAGGTTTTCCAAAGTACATTTTGCATAG
- a CDS encoding tetratricopeptide repeat protein produces MHDHKHVLTLDHLFNKALFKLVLTALLILLGSLAIAQNNEDEIIDVDFEANEWNTKGYHLMMDGKYAQAKDLFWKAITKDPEVIYYYENLANACTDSNDQEGLFKCYQAAKKNLPGEPDIFYYSGDALQNAKQYSEAIADYTQAIALTKNKPTDLLHLYYFNRGNSWLKLRDYQKAKQDYDQALTLQPYHQASYANRAMAHYNLKSRNAACADWQKAYELGYTTAAQYQKKFCQ; encoded by the coding sequence ATGCACGACCATAAACATGTGCTCACACTTGATCACTTATTCAATAAAGCACTTTTTAAGCTAGTCCTCACAGCCCTCCTTATCTTACTGGGGAGTTTAGCAATCGCTCAAAATAATGAAGATGAAATTATTGACGTTGATTTTGAAGCCAATGAGTGGAATACCAAAGGATATCACCTCATGATGGATGGAAAGTATGCGCAGGCAAAGGATCTTTTCTGGAAAGCCATTACAAAAGACCCTGAAGTAATCTACTATTACGAAAATCTTGCGAATGCCTGTACTGATTCTAATGATCAGGAAGGTTTGTTCAAATGCTATCAGGCTGCCAAAAAAAACCTACCGGGAGAACCGGACATTTTCTATTACAGTGGTGATGCCCTACAAAATGCCAAGCAATACTCTGAGGCTATTGCCGATTACACCCAAGCCATTGCTCTTACCAAAAATAAGCCTACCGACCTTTTACATCTGTATTATTTCAATCGGGGAAACTCCTGGCTTAAGCTGAGAGATTACCAAAAAGCCAAGCAAGACTATGATCAGGCGTTGACCTTACAGCCCTATCACCAAGCATCTTATGCAAACCGGGCGATGGCCCATTATAACCTCAAAAGCAGAAACGCTGCCTGTGCCGATTGGCAAAAAGCCTATGAGCTTGGATACACTACGGCAGCACAATATCAAAAGAAATTTTGTCAGTAA
- a CDS encoding beta-N-acetylhexosaminidase, translated as MKILYNTAGVLCTTVFTLLQIACTSVPEESNTIKLEDVVLIPKPVSVTATNSTFVLTEETNIYVQDNSEELEQVAQYLAAQLRPATGYALQVLDGEESPGAGHIHLSASANDSQLGDEGYTLTISEDMVELKANQPQGVFRGIQTLRQLLPAKIEENNVQEGPWLLSTGSINDYPQYGYRGVMLDVARHFFEPEDVKQYLDYIAYYKMNTMHLHLSDDQGWRIEIKSWPKLTETGGSTEVGGGEGGFYTQEEYAEIVAYAAERYITIVPEIDMPGHTNAALASYPELNCDGKATELYTGTEVGFSTLCTDKEVVYQFVDDVVSELAALTPGTYIHIGGDESHVTPMEDYIPFVNRVQEIVKSHGKEVMGWDEIAHADLVENAVVQYWAEEENAQKAVEQGAKVLMSPAIKAYMDMQYDSTTSLGLHWAAYIEVDSAYIWNPAELAEGITKEDIIGIEAPLWTETITNMDELEYMVFPRLLGYAEIAWSPQPLDWDEYKERLAAHAERFETMDINFYQSALVPWK; from the coding sequence TTGAAAATACTTTATAACACAGCAGGGGTATTGTGTACCACCGTCTTTACTTTATTACAAATTGCCTGTACTTCTGTTCCTGAAGAATCCAACACCATCAAGCTGGAGGATGTAGTACTCATCCCTAAACCAGTTTCAGTCACAGCTACCAATAGTACATTTGTACTTACAGAAGAGACCAACATCTATGTACAAGATAATTCGGAGGAGCTTGAGCAGGTTGCTCAATACCTTGCCGCCCAACTGCGTCCGGCCACTGGCTATGCATTGCAGGTATTGGATGGTGAAGAATCGCCCGGAGCAGGACATATCCATTTGTCTGCTTCCGCCAATGACTCACAGCTGGGTGATGAAGGCTATACGCTGACCATCAGCGAAGATATGGTGGAGCTCAAAGCCAATCAGCCCCAGGGCGTATTTAGAGGTATACAAACCCTTCGCCAGCTTTTACCTGCTAAAATAGAAGAAAACAACGTACAGGAAGGCCCCTGGCTGCTCTCTACCGGCAGCATCAATGATTATCCTCAATATGGCTACCGGGGAGTAATGCTGGATGTGGCCCGTCATTTTTTTGAGCCGGAAGATGTAAAGCAGTACCTGGATTATATCGCATACTATAAAATGAACACTATGCACCTGCACCTCTCTGATGATCAGGGCTGGCGCATTGAGATCAAGTCCTGGCCTAAGCTTACGGAAACCGGAGGAAGCACTGAAGTAGGCGGCGGAGAAGGAGGTTTCTATACCCAGGAGGAATATGCCGAAATAGTTGCTTATGCAGCAGAACGCTATATTACCATTGTGCCTGAAATTGATATGCCAGGCCATACCAATGCAGCGCTGGCTTCTTATCCCGAACTTAATTGTGATGGTAAAGCTACAGAGTTATACACCGGCACAGAAGTAGGCTTCAGTACCCTCTGTACCGACAAAGAAGTAGTTTATCAGTTTGTAGATGATGTAGTAAGCGAATTGGCCGCACTTACCCCTGGTACCTATATCCATATTGGAGGAGATGAGTCACACGTAACACCTATGGAAGATTACATTCCTTTCGTCAACAGGGTGCAGGAAATCGTGAAATCACATGGAAAAGAGGTGATGGGCTGGGATGAAATTGCCCATGCTGATCTGGTAGAAAATGCCGTAGTCCAGTATTGGGCAGAGGAAGAAAATGCGCAGAAGGCCGTTGAACAGGGGGCCAAAGTGCTGATGTCGCCCGCTATCAAAGCCTATATGGATATGCAGTATGACTCTACCACTTCGCTGGGTCTGCACTGGGCAGCTTATATAGAAGTGGATAGTGCTTACATCTGGAATCCGGCTGAACTGGCAGAAGGCATAACCAAAGAAGATATCATTGGAATTGAAGCACCGCTGTGGACAGAAACAATCACCAATATGGATGAGCTGGAGTATATGGTTTTTCCCCGATTGTTAGGCTATGCCGAAATTGCCTGGTCGCCTCAGCCTCTGGACTGGGATGAATACAAAGAAAGGCTGGCAGCCCATGCAGAGCGTTTTGAAACTATGGATATCAATTTTTATCAGTCAGCATTGGTTCCCTGGAAATAG
- a CDS encoding fluoroquinolone export ABC transporter permease subunit gives MKMLLQQMKWQFILLARNNIISISIAVTIVYALVFFALEGLDNMYKVLTLLILNDPAIIGMFFIGLTVIMEKNQQVLSALFVTPINHHVYLVSRILVLSIIGWACALGMALAAIGPAFQFLHFSVGTFGICMLSCLAGLYLVCYTLEFMHFTLRSIPLLMILINLPLLNYFEVTDIRFFDLMPSYGSLSLITHSYSEEVKVSTLLYGYASTAFWISLFYRMVYHAFMARIVNA, from the coding sequence ATGAAAATGTTGCTACAGCAAATGAAATGGCAGTTTATACTACTGGCCAGAAATAACATCATCTCCATCAGCATCGCGGTAACCATCGTCTATGCCTTGGTATTCTTTGCGCTGGAAGGATTAGACAACATGTATAAGGTCCTGACACTCTTAATTCTCAATGATCCGGCGATTATAGGGATGTTTTTTATCGGCCTGACGGTGATTATGGAGAAAAACCAGCAGGTGCTTTCGGCTTTGTTTGTCACACCCATCAACCATCATGTATACTTGGTTTCCCGAATTCTCGTACTTTCTATCATCGGCTGGGCTTGCGCTTTGGGAATGGCTTTGGCAGCTATTGGTCCAGCTTTTCAATTCCTTCATTTTTCGGTAGGTACCTTTGGGATATGTATGCTCTCTTGCCTGGCGGGACTTTATCTGGTATGTTATACCTTAGAGTTTATGCATTTCACTTTGAGGTCTATTCCCTTGCTGATGATCCTGATCAACCTGCCACTGCTTAACTATTTTGAAGTGACAGACATCCGCTTCTTTGACCTGATGCCTTCTTATGGAAGCCTGAGCCTCATCACCCATTCCTATAGTGAAGAGGTTAAAGTTTCTACACTTCTATATGGATATGCTTCTACTGCTTTTTGGATTTCCTTATTTTATCGGATGGTATACCATGCTTTTATGGCCAGAATCGTAAACGCCTGA
- a CDS encoding ABC transporter ATP-binding protein, translated as MIKVHDLSFTYPGNSQAVLKKLTFEIKQGEIFGFLGPSGAGKSTTQKILYKILHGFQGEIMIHNKPLSQWGKEYFEHIGVGFELPNHYLKLTARENLQLFASFYQKEELLPIPVLFEMVGLEDSMDKKVEAYSKGMKMRLNFIRAIMHQPNILFFDEPTAGLDPVNAHKVKAHIMELKKQGKTIFITTHNMNTADELCDRVSFIVDGQLQVTEVPAVLKQQYGKDTVKVELKDATTAEFPLKDLGYNSQFLELIRQNELLRINTQEATLEEVFIQVTGKALKV; from the coding sequence ATGATCAAAGTCCACGATTTATCCTTCACATATCCCGGCAACAGTCAGGCGGTGTTAAAGAAGCTGACTTTTGAAATAAAACAAGGAGAGATTTTTGGTTTTCTTGGCCCGTCCGGTGCTGGTAAAAGCACAACTCAGAAAATTCTATATAAGATACTACACGGCTTTCAGGGTGAAATTATGATCCATAATAAGCCGCTTAGCCAATGGGGTAAGGAATATTTTGAGCATATTGGAGTAGGCTTTGAATTGCCTAACCATTACCTGAAACTGACGGCAAGAGAAAATCTGCAACTGTTTGCTTCTTTTTATCAAAAGGAAGAGCTGCTGCCTATTCCTGTACTTTTTGAAATGGTAGGGCTGGAAGACAGCATGGACAAAAAGGTAGAGGCATATTCCAAAGGGATGAAGATGCGTCTGAATTTCATCCGTGCCATCATGCATCAGCCAAACATTCTCTTCTTCGACGAACCTACCGCAGGCCTGGACCCGGTCAATGCGCATAAAGTCAAAGCACATATCATGGAGCTGAAGAAGCAGGGCAAAACCATCTTCATCACTACCCACAATATGAATACCGCCGATGAACTCTGCGACAGGGTTTCTTTTATCGTAGATGGCCAGCTACAGGTGACAGAAGTCCCCGCTGTGTTAAAGCAGCAGTATGGGAAAGATACGGTGAAAGTAGAACTAAAAGATGCCACCACTGCTGAGTTTCCTTTGAAGGATTTAGGCTACAATTCCCAGTTTTTGGAATTGATCAGACAAAATGAATTGCTGCGGATCAATACCCAGGAAGCCACACTGGAGGAAGTGTTTATTCAGGTTACCGGTAAAGCTTTGAAAGTATGA